The Balaenoptera acutorostrata chromosome 2, mBalAcu1.1, whole genome shotgun sequence genomic sequence GCACCCCCATTCTTCTCTAAATCTTACATGGAGGCTTCAAACATTGTCTGGCTCATTATTTCCCAATGAAGGTTAAGCCCTTGACTGTCAGACGGAACCCTTCGCTAATTAGAGCCCTTGCTTTGGCACTGAACGTGTCATGTCTGTGAGCCTTCCCACTGCGATCAGGGCCACGATGCGCATTCGCATTAAGTAAGTGTCCAGTGCCCACAGGTCTCTGGGGAGAACTGCTTGCTATTTTCTACGTGACAAATTTTTAGCTTGCTAAAATTCTAACTCCTCTTTAACAGGCTCTAAGTAGAATTGGATGAGGTATTCCTCAGTTCACTAAGAAGCTTTTGCTTAATACTACCCTGTTTAACCTCTTCAGTTTTGATGAAGTTGAGTCCACACTTGAATAATGAAAGCAATACTTTCAAATgtggaaaaaatagtaaaatttcccactctttaaaaaataaatgtgtcagTATATCTGTTACCTAGTATTTAACTTCATGTTAGGTTAAAACCATCTTGGTTCTTTTTGATTTAATTAAAAAGGATAACTCAAGATTGGTTCACACTATTAAAATGGTATCATAAAACTACATTGCTTCCTTTGATTCTATCTTTGCTTCAAGAAATATACAATTTATGGTTCCTTTTTCAGTTGATAGGGTTTTACCAGCTGCAGGGATAGAAAGATTGAATTGATGGGCAGGTTTCATGCCTTTGAATTGTCAAAGAATGCTTTTGGGAGTAAGTCAGCATTCTTCATTAGTATTCATAGGAGTGCTCCCATGTCTTGTGTTTGATCACTGCTTCTTGCTTCCATTTTCAGCTTTCCTTGGTTAGAGCAGGGAGCTGGCCCGACTGATGCAAGTGTCTTGGTGTTTGATTTCTTTATGGGTTAGCTTTTTGAAGAAAATTCTCTACATGGATATAGGCCATACTCTTGTATTTGGCTAGTTGATTCATGGGTTAATTTTAGACACAAGACTAGCTCTACAAGCTTAgtgcacttttctttttaaaagaaagtacattatagaagttaaaaaaaattatagttcacTTATTCTTGGGGAAATATACTCTGTAAAGTTATTCATGTTTCATGACTGTAATGAATGTATTGAGATTTCATTATACTTACTCTATAaacaaattaacattttaattttggaatttcTGATATTTTTGGTTTTAGTAGCTGATCCCCTCATATAGAAATTAAGTGAGGGCAGAAAAAGCACATAAAGTTTCAAAGTGAAAAACAAGGTATATTAAGTGTCAGAGTTGTTGAAGGCCAGAGGAAAACAATTTTCTTTCTCACTAAGAAGCTATAGGAAATAGTTTATAGAAAgttgtaaaattataaaaaaaaccaTACTTACTGTTTAACTCaacaacttttaaatttctttgtatgTGTTGATGTTTCTTGTAAGACTGCTGTAATAAAGATTTAgtgacttttttaaaagtataaaatcaattataatcCATTAGATGgattaaaactgttttaaaatatttgcttctcTGGGAAAAGGATAAATCATTAGGTTTACATATTGGGCTCTTAGTTTCTATACTGCTCTCTGTTTACTTCACTAGTATTGGGACTCTCTTACCAAAAATTTATAtttggtatatatacacatatatactttctGGGGGGGGGGAAATAGCATGAGAGgggctttttaaaagtttttttctcttgattataaagagataaatatttattgtacaaattttataagaaaaaagaagggaaaaaacccCGCCAGTAATCCAATACCCCGAGGCAAGCAATAGGTATTGGTTTATTTTCAAACTTAGATAGacaattattttttgtcttttatgaatAGTTAACTCATGTTTCTAGCTCATTTAACCATTAGggttttaataaatctatttatatgAGATAagcatatataaatttatttactttatatgagcaaattattcatcttttaattttcttcattgattttatGGTGACAAAGCCCATTGTGATTTATATTCACTATtatgttttttttggctgttaataattagtttttaaatttttcattgcttttgatttattttaaattacacaaaTAATATGTGAATATAGTCTTGGAAAAGATTCAGACGTACCCTTGTAAGTTccctttttttatggtttcctgtgaCAGTCAGTCCCCTACTAGATTTTAACCATGGTCACCAGTTTCATGTGACATTTTCCTTTGCATTAGTGTATGTATTAGGATTTTGAGTGGGGTTTTTTCTGTTGCTCTTGACTAGGGGACAAAACCCAGGACACATTGGACTGCCAGTATCTCATATTCTAAAGAGAGCTGGAGTGAGACAATCCCTCCAGGACTCAAACCAGATCTGCACCTCCCAACCATATATTAGCCCCTTCTTCTAACTATAGGCTCCTCTGGTTTATATAAGAGAACTCTacggagagaggaaggcagggcgAGAGAGAGGAAGGTTATATTTGGCTCCCAAGTGAATTGCTTGTAGAGAATGGGGATTCTGCAAGAACAGTTGGCTTGCAGCTGACTGGCTGATTTACTCCCTGTCCTGTTTGAACAGGAGAACTGGGGAGAGACAATGAGCAGAGACAGGAGGCTGCAGGAGTCAGCCTGTACTCCTGTGCTTTATAGGAATGGCAGCCGTGTGTGAGCATCCTGTGGGACAACTGGACATGAAGCCAGATGAATGGGTTTAAGTATCTTATCAGAAGGTGTTCTCCTGGATGAGGAGAACGCTGCAGCAAGAGGTGGTGAGGGGACCCACTTTATATACCTATCCTGTACCATGGGGGCAGGGAGTGTGGCCAGAGAGGAGGGGCAGCGGGAAGAAGGTGGAGCCACCCTAGGTCTCCCAGGGTTTGGATCTACCACCTTTAGTGAATTATCCTCTCTCTCCACTCATACTTTTGAAGCTTTATATCAAAAGTTTAAATATACTAAGACTAATACACTATATAATAtctacattttaatattatttaaaatatactataatcaatatatttaaaatatgctattaatcaggggtccccaacccctgggccgtggaccggtaccagtccgcaGCCTGTTcagaaccgggctgcacagcaggaggtgagtggcaggcaagtgagcgaagcttcacctgcctcttcccatcactcgcattactgcctgaaccacccccccgccaccccggtctgtggaaaattgtcttccacgaaaccagtccctggtgccaaaaaggttggggaccgctgctattAATCAATTcttcatgttattttaaaatttagaacaaTTTTAACTATACTTGCCCATTTGCTCTTGCAGATGAATTTAGATTCCAAAACAAAATTCCTCAggattcattttccttttggccCCTTCTGTACTTGTTTCTCTTCCTCCATAGTAAGAAACTTGACTCCCATTATCATTACTATGTCCTTGTTCAGGATTACTTGCTTGTTCAACCCCCCAGTATGTAACCAGTGTCATTGTTTCCTGTGTGGATGCCTCACACCACAACCCGTGTTCCAACACCCCAGGCCAGGTCTTAGTGTCCAACGCTGAAGGGGCCTGGCCAGAGTCTCCTTAACACCCGTGCAAGTGCCTTTCTCACAGTGCTCAGACACACCTCACATCACGCCCCCGGCCTATAAGCCCTTCCTCTGTCTGTGTAGGCTCAGACTCCTGCTTCTGACTGTCACCCCTTTTGTCCTCCTCACTGGCTTAGGTACTCTGATCCCCACATTGGGTCTCCACTCTTGCGTAGATGCCCTCATCACTCCACTCAGGCTCAGACCCTCTGCAGGGATGGCCTCCTCAGTCTGCTGGGCTCTGAAACTCCATCCAGGGTGCCACTCCACTCCATGTGGCCACCCCCTCTCCCAGCTAGAGCTCTGATGCCCTGAGTTCAGTGGATGCTCTCTCCACTCTCTTTGGGCTGTGACTTCACACTGAGCTACCACAATCTAGGGACTCCTTCTTTTCTCTGCTGTGGCTCTGATACTGTGTACTTCCTGCAGGGACCCCTGTGTCACTCCACTTGGCTTCCGACTTCCTGCCCCAAGTCAACCCCTCACATGAATGCTTTCCTCATCTCACTGACTCTCAGGCTTGGAGCCCTCCTACCTGGATATCTTCCTCACCCTGCTTGGGTTTTACACCTTGATGCCAGTCTTGTTCTGCCCCACATAATAATGGCCTGAATTgttcagaaaagaaaggaagaagaggaaaggggaagtgaaggaaaggaaatgtatttgattttttttatcttcctttcctccaaaagtatttattaaatgcaaTTAAAAGGCGAATAAGATTCCTGCCTTACATGGGTTTACTTTCTATAAGTGGGGACAAGCATGTAAAGATATTATTATCATAGTGCAGTATGCTACCACAGAGCTTTTCCCTAGGATGCTATAATGGCAGGTTGGAAGGACACCTATTCCAACCTAGCGGAGTTAGcagaggcctttgggaggtggtgGTGATAAGGGAGTTTAATCTGTAAGGGACAGAAGAATCTAAACAGGTGAAGAGGAGGCCAGGGTAGGTTGATGAACCCACACTACCTTTTGTATCAGATTCTTTAGAAATTGAAGTAAGCATCATATTAAAAGTGTTAGGATTACTAGGAAAACAGAAGTAGATTTATTTAAAAGCCTTTGTTAATGAGAAAAATGTCATTACACAAAGAGTTTGgactttctctgcctttctgcaAAACAAGGAAATTGgtttaaaaatgaattcatgCCTGTTCCAGGGTGGCGCATGGGGCTGGCGGCCGACAGCTGACCCTGCCGCCACCAACATGGAGAGTTTGTACCGAGTCCTGTTCTTAGTGCTCGAATGTCCCATCCTGAAGCTGAAGAAGCCACCCTGGGTGCACATGCCGTCGGCCATGACGGTGTACGCTCTGGTGGTGTTGTCTTACTTCCTCATCACTGGAGGAATCATTTATGATGTTATTGTCGAACCTCCAAGTGTCAGCTCCATGACTAATGAACATGGGCATCAGAGACCAGTAGCTTTCTTGGCCTGCAGAGTAAATGGACAATATATTATGGAAGGACTCGCATCCAGCTTCTTGTTTACAATGGGAGGTTTAGGTTTCATAATCCTGGACCGATCCAATGCACCAAACATTCCCAAACTCAATAGATTTCTTCTTCTATTCATTGGATTCATCTGTGTCCTATTGAATTTTTTCATGGCTAGAGTATTCATGAGAATGAAACTGCCGGGCTATCTGATGGGTTAGAGTGCCTTTTGAGAAGAAATCGGTGGACACTGAATTTGCTCCTGTTAATGAAGTTTTCAAGGCTGTACCACTCCTCTGATATGAAatatggaaaaggatgaaaagcAGCAGAAAAGAAACATCTAGTGAAAACATAGGAAGCATATTATAGCTTGGACTAGAATGTCTTCTTGGTATCAAAGAGACAAGCTTATCAGTATTTTTTCCTGCTGGCCTATACTGACATACCAACGATGTTAAgtggcattttcttcttttttttatttcttaaagaaaatatacttcATTTCTACAACTATAATATTGAGTAAAGTGATTATTTTTTACAAAccccttaaaaaaaatgaattcatgcTGCTTTGAGGGCCTGGAATCTGCCTGAATATGAATTActacaaacacaaaaaagaattttaaatgaagcCCTAAATATTTGATAATGGGAATGCTTAATTTATTCTTGGAGTAAGCATGACAAACCTCTGaataaaagggaaagggaagttattctttatatatagaatgcttttctgtttcttttaaattttaaaaaatcagtattttttaaaaagaatattactgAAGAGAGTTTTCTCCCACTTTGGTGCCCTTGAACTTGCCTCTGTGACCCACACTGTAGGGCCAAGAGGTGTGACCTGGGGAGGACATCATTCAATAGACATGAGAATCAGTGGTTGGGTAAGAGCTTTTTGTCTGATGGGAGGCTTAAAATTGGGACTAGAGATTCTATCCTGTGTGGATTTTTTTGGAATACGTGTTTAGTTCTCTTAACTTGCCTTTTCTATGTATATGAATTAGGGTGTGTATATTTTTCCTGAAAGAAAACTTATGCTTAAAGTAGTttactaaaacaaaaatttaatgaattatgaaatatttttctagccTGAGAAGACATAAA encodes the following:
- the LOC103016046 gene encoding oligosaccharyltransferase complex subunit OSTC-like — its product is MESLYRVLFLVLECPILKLKKPPWVHMPSAMTVYALVVLSYFLITGGIIYDVIVEPPSVSSMTNEHGHQRPVAFLACRVNGQYIMEGLASSFLFTMGGLGFIILDRSNAPNIPKLNRFLLLFIGFICVLLNFFMARVFMRMKLPGYLMG